In Zonotrichia leucophrys gambelii isolate GWCS_2022_RI chromosome 11, RI_Zleu_2.0, whole genome shotgun sequence, the genomic window TCCCTCTTGGGATCCCCCCTCACCCCTCTCAGCTACGCACCACGAGGGGCCAGGGGACCATGTAGAACTTCTGATGAAGCTGCAGGAGGTAAATCACCAAGAAAAGGAGCGTTAGTATCCAGAAGAAGAGGGACACGAACATGACCCAGCCGTAGGCCGCGTGCAGGTGGTACGTTGTGGCGGCGATCAGAGACCACACCAACAAACCGAGCACCTGTGCGGGGGAAAGGGGAACCTGTTCAGGGGCTGCCTCCTGCAGGGGGAGCACAGAACATCGCCCACAAGCCCAGGCACACCAGCACCAACAGCAGGTGGGTTCCCCTCACTTCAGGAAGGCAGTGGAAGGGCAGGAGAAGGGCTCCTTGGAAAGCCGCCGTGCCCCTGTGTAAGCCCGCACCGCCCATTGTCATGGAAGGAACACAacagcctttgtgctgcccGCGCCCAACGCCCTGGCTGCCCCGACAATGCCTCCTTGTCCGTCACATCCATTTCTAACACTCGTGATCACAAAATATGTGCTGGGGAGAACCACGCagggggctcctgcaggagTGGGAGGTGGCACGCGTGAGCTGCTGCCGGGGGAAAGCAGGGCAAGGTTTAACAGCGTGCCCTGAgcaaggggctgcagaggtgggagcagctgcagagctggaaggtCTCGGCTGCTGGCCTTGCTTCCATCTCTCTTTCCTGGCGCTCTGCCAGGCAcccccagcagcatcctgcccagcccctaCCCTGAGCGTTTGTCCCTATGCCACCACCAGCTCAGCCATGCCCAGGGGCTGGAATCTGGAGCCAGGAGCCGGGTCTGTGCCAGCTGTTTcacagtggctgctcagggcacaTCCCACAACGCTGCCCCGAGGAGAGGGGACGAGGGAACAGGCTCCCGGCACCGTGGGCAGGTCACGAGTGGCCCCGTCCGCAGCAGAACTCCCACCCCTGTGCGTTCATGCGGCACCGTGGTCCCGGGGACAGCACCAGCGGGAGATCAACTGTGGCTGCCTCCGATGCTGAGGCAATgggcagtgatgctgctgctcgATTTGAGGGTGCAAGGACCCTTGGGCTCCTCTGAGAGGCTGGGAGGACAACCTGGAGAGCTGAGAGCGTTCCAGGGAGCGTGAGAACCTCAGGGGCActctcagcacagcccccctGGAGTCACCGGGCTCCACACACCCCGACCCATCGGCTGTGCCCCGCGGAGATGCCCGCACAGATCAGCCcgtgcctggcacagggaaccACCCGGCACTGAGCAGTTACAACCGGCAAGGGGTGTGAGGACCAGAATCCGACTTTTCCTCTGGTTTACCGagtgaaggaggagagaggaggctGCACTGTCTTAGGGTTGGGGATTACCCAGGGTTAGACAGCGGAGATGGGGTCGGAGTGGCAGCCGAAGAGAGCCCGGGCTgtttccagctgcagaaaagCCCCCGAGCGGGTGATGCCCTCCCTCCTTcccgcgccccctccccggTACTCACGGCCTGGGCGCACATCAGCCCCCCGAGCGGCGAGAGCAGGAAGGAGCCGTCCAGGGCCGGGGGGGAGCCCGGGGAGGCGCTCCGGGCTCTGGCGGCGCCGGGCAGCCCCGCCATGCCGCGCACCGGCCCCGGGACGGCCCCGGCACGGCCCCTccgcgggcggggcgcgggTGGCTCCGGGGCGGCCGGGCTGACCCCGCcgctgcccccgccccgccgcccccggagCCTCCGCCCGGCGCCGCGCTGCGCTCCCGGCGTGCGGCCGTGTGCCCGTACCGGGGCACCGCCGACAAAGGGCGGCCCCACCGCGACTGCCCCCGCTCCCCGTATGCCGGCgatgctctgctggagcagcccgGGGCACCGCAAACTTCCGTGCAGCCGTGTCCTGCTCGGTGCTCACCGGGGACATTCGGTGGCCTCCGGCGCATCCCGACGCCTGGCGTTGCTCCTCGGCGGGGGCCGGGCGACACGCGTCTCCTTGTTAAATCCTggaataatttgggttggaagtgattTAAGGCATCTCgttccaacctcctgccatgcAAGGACAcattccactagaccaggttgctccaagcccttggACTGGCTCCAACATGGCCTTGAAAACTTCCAGCTTCTCAGGTCAATCTGCGTAGCGCCTCATCAGTCTCTACTCCGGGAGATTGCTGTCAGCCCGTATCCCGGGCTGGACCGGGTCACTCTGGGTAGCAGCAGGACCCTCTGGACGATCAGCCGCTGCTCCCGGTCTGGTGTCATGTGCCCAGGGCGCTCCGGGCCCCATCACGCAGGTCGTTAATGCAGCCCGTGGCGCAGGGCTGGGCCCGAGGCTGTCCCgggctgtcccagcagtgaCCGGACACTGCAGCTCGgttgggatgtgggatgtgggatgtgatGCGGCTGTAAGAGGGCCGTTCACAGCAAGTCAGGATGGCCGAGCGGTCTAAGGCGCTGCGTTCAGGTCGCAGTCTCCCCTGGAGGCGTGGGTTCGAATCCCACTTCTGACAGCTACTTTTGCGCCGCCTGCGGGCGCTTTTAGCTGCGGAAGATGGGCGGGAGCgggaataggaaaaaaaaatacaacgACTAAAAGCGCGTAATTAAAAGCAATTAACTAATTAACTACAGGCCAGCGTAACGCAAAAATATTCGAGCTGTCAGAAGTGGGATTCGAACCCACGCCTCCAGGGGAGACTGCGACCTGAACGCAGCGCCTTAGACCGCTCGGCCATCCTGACACCGCTGGGCGCCCCTGGCGGCCCGTGCTACACTTGAGGGCGTTGCGCGAACGCTCCGTGAGCTCCGTCAGACTGTGGGCTGTGACACCGCCCTGGGGAGCGTTCTCCAAAGCCCGACCACCGTCTGCGTGAAGCACCTTTTCCTAacatccagcctaaacctccccacGCACAGCTTCAGCCGTTCCCTCAGGTTCTATCACTGGTCACAGACAGCGGCATCGCCCCTCTGGTGCCTCTTCTGAGGAAACTGAAGCCCACAATGAGCTCTGTCCTCAGTATCCTTTGtttcaggctgaacaagccaCTCCTCAcatggcttcccctccagacccttcaccatcctcacggcctcctttggatgctctgtTACAGCCTTAGATACTTCTTGTACTATGGTGCCCAAATCTGCTCCCAGAACTCGAGATGAggctgcaccagcacagagcagagtgggaccatcacctccccatcccacaACTGCCTTTAACAATTCCAGTTcaacccaaaaatgggatggTTGAGGCACAGCTGAAAGGTTTTGCTGCATACATTTGCTTGAGACTAATAGCTCTAAACCAATCTGAAACTAGGAACTCTAGCATGTGGAATTACAAGTCTTAGGAGTACAAGCAAGCTCTTCCCTGCACTAGGCTGGTTCATGGGAGGCCAtgccttctccttcctccaccAGGCATTAGACAGGACAGTCATGCTGGGGGGAGCCCTGGGGGAAACCTGGTTCCCTGCTCAAATCCCTCCAGGTTGCACAGAGAGCACCCTGTGACTGATGCTTCCAATCTCTGTGCAGGTAGGTGTGTGGTACACTGAACTGACCTCaaactcctcctcctcatcccacaTGAATGTAAAGATATTCCTGCTGTTCCAGCTGCGGAGCTGGCAGTGAAAAAAAGATGttacaaaagaaaagacaaagctACAGCCACAAGCTTTCAGAAATAGATACATAAACCACAAGGAGACAGGAaacataagaaaacaaaatatactTTATTAAAATTAAGCATGTTAGCACCTCAGTGTAACCTGGAGAAGTCAAACAGTCCAGCAGGTAACCAGTCCAGCAAGGCCAAATGGCTGAACATCCTGAAGTGCCTCCTGATGGTAGAAAAAGTACCATGACTGTCAGGACATGCACGCTCTGAAGGAGCTCAGAGGCACAACCAGCCTCGTTCGCAAGGAGGGATGTTGTGCTGCCTACTCTCTTGGTGGGAGCATCTAGAGCTGCTGGACCAATCACAAATGTTAGATCCTATGGTGGAGCAGGTATCTGTTTGTCCtacaaaagaaaccaaaaacaaacccaaaacaagcCAAACCAACCCAACGAAAAAATCGCCGCTAACTCGACTCGCAGAAAAATCAgtacagcacagagctggagagccacATATCAGATTGAGAATAAATTAAACTGAAGTAACAGCAAGGACTTGGTACATGGATAGACATGTAGCATCCTTACAGATGACCACCCAACTTGGCACACACGTTATTAAAAAATGACCCATGCATCACATAGCAAGCTGTGACAACCTGGAGCTGAACTGGCTTCAGGATCTACAGAGAAACCTCCGGCTACAAAACCCCACGGTGCCCTTTTGTTCGGCTGCATACAGTGTTGAAGCTGATGGTTGTAAAGCTACATTAGCCAGTGTTACAAAGATTACATAATTTCAAACTAAAGATACTTTTTACATTTAGAAAATACCTCTATAAAATTTAGTAAAAGTGACATCCCAATCTACTGAGCACAATGCACTCCGCCTCCAGAAGGATCTCACAGAGCCAGGGAACACCTGGGAATTCTTCCCTCCAAGGTGAATGTGGGCACACTGTGGTGAAGTGCCCTTTGTTCTCAACATCCATCCTCACTGCCCATTGCCACAGGGCCATGCTGGGGCACCACAcactccccttctcctcctcctcctccaagctGCTGAGGGATGTGTTccaccagccaggctggaagtgCATAAACCAAGCCAAACCCGTGGCTTTGCTACCCTCTCTCCACCCTCTTTCTAGCCAACGCTGATTTGGTTTCCTGTTGCAGAAAGTGAAGGGACTGATGCTGGCTAGAAACAGAAACTATACAACCATTCCACACAGATTTGTTACAATACTCGTAAATCTTGGTTTAGAACACACAAGCAGGTTTTAGTATGGTCTTGCCTAATGTACAGATTATTAGTCATGCCAACTAGTTTAGGATTAGACAGGAAAGGTTTGCAACCACTGCAGGTAAAGTCACTTCTGTTTCATCCTGGATCTCAGAACGAAAGCCAAGGATTAAAATTCCAATGTGTTACAAAGCCTCCATTTCATTAGAGGGAGTCTTAAGCCAATGAGATAAACTACAGCTGTTAAATGCCACCGAGTTCCTTGTACCAGACCGTAATCCTTACTGGTGTCGAGAACATGGAGACATCTGTAACCAAtacacacacactgcagagaaagcagaaactaCACGGG contains:
- the PLLP gene encoding plasmolipin; translated protein: MAGLPGAARARSASPGSPPALDGSFLLSPLGGLMCAQAVLGLLVWSLIAATTYHLHAAYGWVMFVSLFFWILTLLFLVIYLLQLHQKFYMVPWPLVLMICNAVATVLYITAFVTCAAAVQPTSWRQWDYNRRAAASFFACVTMITYGVSTFFSFRAWKGLGSNAATSQVSDHA